The following is a genomic window from Candidatus Polarisedimenticolaceae bacterium.
TGTTCTTCTTCGTCGCCGTCCTCGCGCTGAGCGGCGCCGTCTGTCTGGAGCTCGGCCGCGCCATCGAGACGGGGCTGCTCGGCGGATCGTTCCCCTCGTGGCTCCTCTCCGTGGCGGGGATCCGCTACGATCAAAGGAATGCGATCGTGGTCGGGCTCGCGATGGGCTTCGCCGTGATTCCGATCATCTTCGCGATCGCCGAGGACGCGTTCTCGAACGTGCCGAAGAATCTCGTCTCGGGCTCGCTCGCGCTCGGGGCGACGCGCTGGCAGACGGTGACGCGCGTCGTGCTGCCGACCGCGAGCCCCGGCATTTTCGCCGCGATCATGGTCGGGTTCGGACGTGCCGTCGGCGAGACGATGATCGTCCTCATGGCGACCGGCAACACGCCGATCATGGACTGGAGCCCGTTCGACGGATTCCGCACCCTGTCCGCGAACATCGCCGTCGAGATCGCGGAGGCGCCGCAGGGCGGCACCCTCTACCGGACGCTCTTCCTCGCGGCGCTTCTCCTGTTCATGCTGACCTTCCTCGTGAACACCGCGGCCGAGCTCGTCCGTCAACGCCTCCGCCGTAAGTACGCTTCGCTATGAAGACCCGCAGGCGCCCGTCGCCGGCCATCGGCCGAATCCTCACGTGGCTCACCGGGGGCACGCTCGCCCTCAATTTGCTCCTCATCCTCGGGCTCCTGGCCCTCCTCATGTGGAACGGTGCGGGGACGTTCTGGCCGCGCCCGCTCCTCCTCCTCACGCTCAAGGACGGCGGGAGGGTGCTCGGCGAACTACGCGCCCAGGACGATGAGACGGCGCACCGAGTTCAGCTCAAGATCGGAAACCGTGAGATCACGGGCGCGGATTTCAAGTGGTTCGATGAAGCCCAGATCGGGGCACGGGCCCTGCCGGCGAACGCGATCCTGCTCGAGCGGCTGGAATGGGGCAACTTCTTCGGGTTCTTCTCCTCGCTCAAGCACGGGTCCGAGACGACCGCGACCGGCGACACCGCCGTCGCCGCGGCGCTGCCGAGCTTGCTCGCGGCCAAGCACGAGGAAGCGAGGACGGTCAAGGCGCTCGAGCTCGAGGCGTCCGGGTCGAGCGAGAGGTTCGCGGCGCTCTCCTCGGAGCTCGACGCGCGCCGCGCCGCGCTCGCCGCCGATGTTCTCGTCATGACGACCGCGTCCGGCGAGACCCGGGAGCTGCCGGTCAGCACGATCGTCCGCATGCTGCGGCCGAACACGATGGGCGCCGCCTCCAAGATCGCCTGCTACGCCTCGCGGGTCCGCGAGTTCCTGCTCGATCCGCCCCGTGAGTCCAACACCGAGGGGGGGATCTTCCCGGCGATCTTCGGGACGGTCATGATGGTGTTCCTCATGTCGTTCGCCGTCCTGCCTCTCGGCGTCCTGGCCGCGCTCTACCTCCGCGAATACGCG
Proteins encoded in this region:
- the pstA gene encoding phosphate ABC transporter permease PstA, yielding MKTRRRPSPAIGRILTWLTGGTLALNLLLILGLLALLMWNGAGTFWPRPLLLLTLKDGGRVLGELRAQDDETAHRVQLKIGNREITGADFKWFDEAQIGARALPANAILLERLEWGNFFGFFSSLKHGSETTATGDTAVAAALPSLLAAKHEEARTVKALELEASGSSERFAALSSELDARRAALAADVLVMTTASGETRELPVSTIVRMLRPNTMGAASKIACYASRVREFLLDPPRESNTEGGIFPAIFGTVMMVFLMSFAVLPLGVLAALYLREYARQGALVRAVRIAVNNLAGVPSIVFGVFGLGFFVYFVGGGIDRTFFADRLPTPTFGTGGILWAALTLALLTVPVVIVATEEGLAAVPRGVREGSLALGATKLETIVRVVLPASAPGILTGMILAMARAAGEVAPLMIVGMVKLAPALPVDGTPPFVHLERKFMHLGFHIYDVGFQSPNVEATKPLVFATALLLIGVVTVVNLAAIVLRNRLRRKYATSAV